Genomic segment of Truepera radiovictrix DSM 17093:
AAGATGGCCAAGCGTCCCTTGAACGAGTTGACGATCACGAGCACTACGGGGAAGAGCGCCAGCGCGGTGTAGAAGAGCAGCACCGTGTGCGCGGCCAGGGTCGCGGCGGGGCGCTTCACAGCTCGATCCGCTGCAGGCGGCGTTGGTAGCCGAAGAGGTACACGAGCACGCCCGAGAGGATGACCAGCAGCATCACCCCCGCGATCGTAGCGCCCATCGTGGGGTTGCCGGGTTGGAGCTGAAAGCCGAAAAAGGTGCGGAAGAAGAGGGTGCCCATGATGTCGGTCGAGAAGTTGGGGCCGGCGATGGCGCGCTGGGTGGTGTAGATGAGGTCGAAGGCGTTGAAGTTGCCCACGAAGGTGAGCACCGAGACGATGCCCACGGTGGGCAGGATGAGCGGGAACTGGACGCGCCAGAACACCCCCCAGGCGGTCGCGCCGTCGACCCTAGCGGCCTCTAAAAGTTCATCGGGGATGCCGACGAGGGCCGCGAGAAAGAGCATCATCGGGATGCCGACGTTTTGCCAGACCGACACCAGCGACAACGTCACGAGCGCCGTCGACTCCTGACCGAGCCACGGTTGGTTGAGGTGCTCGAGGCCGAAAAGGCCCAAAACGTCGCCGGAGATGCCCCACAAGGGGCTTAAGATAAGGCGCCAGATAAAGCCGATGAGGACGACCGAGAGCACCGTGGGGGTAAAGATCAGCGTGCGGTAGACCGCGCGGCCGCGCACCAGCTTCGACGAGAGCAGAACCGCTAGAGAGAGCCCCACGGGGTTTTGCACGAGCATGTGGATGGCGAAAAAGAGGACGTTGTTGGAAAGCGCGTTCAGAAGTTGCGGCGCCCACTGCGGGTGCGAGAGGAGCGTGCGGTAGTTCTGCAACCCGACGAAAGCCAGCCCCCGAGCGCCCCCCTCCTCGACTGTCGGCGCGAAGAGGCTGAGCCGTAGGGAGTCCAGCAGCGGATAGATCATAAAGGCCGTGTAGAGCAGCACGGCGGGGGCCAAGAAGACGAGGATGTGGACGGGGAAGGGTCTGCGGCGCATGGGGTAAGCAGAAGTCAGTAGCCAGTAGTCAGAAGTCAGTAGGGTTTATTTTGACTTCTGACTACTGAATGCTGGCTACTAGTCTACTCTCCCTGCTGCGGCTCGTACCAAGCCTCGAGCCCCGCCTGCACCGTCTGCGCCGCCTCTTGCGGGGTGATCTCGCCGTTTAACAGCCGCGCGGAGACGTTCCAGAGCTGGTTCTCGTTGTTCGGCTCGCCGCGCGAGAGGATCTGGTAGCTCGAGCGGATGGTCGATGCGCACTCGCCGCGCCAGCTCACGAACTCTTGGGCCAAGGGGTCTTGAAGCGTCACCTCGTGGTTCGAGAGCGGGAAAAAGCCGGGGAGCGCGTTTGCGTAGAGCTCGGCAAATTCGGGCGTGGTCATCCACTCCAAAAAGAGGCGCGCGGCCTCCTGATTGGGGCTAGCGGCGTTTAGGCCCATGCCGATGTCCGTGTGGTCGCTGATAAAGCAGTCCTCTTGGCCTTCGGGCGGGGGCGGGCGAAAGGCGCCCATGGGGAAGGGGGCCTGCTGGTTGAAGACCGAGATGTCCCACGAGCCCGCCGGGTAGACCGCGCCCATCCCGAGGGTAAAGGCGGCCTGCGCGTCGGGGTAGGTGGTCGCCTGGTAGCCGTTCATCAGAAAGGGCCGCCACGCGGCGAGCGCTTCAAACGCCGCCAAAAAGCCGCCCTCGTCGTAGCCGATGGTGCCGTCGATGAGGCCCCGCCGCCCCTCTTCGCCGCGCCAGTAGTTCGGACCGATGTTCTGGTAGCCCATGGTGGCCGCTTCCCACTGGTCGGCGGTGCCCATGATGAGGGGTTCGTAGGCGCCGCTCTCGCGAACCGTCTGCAGCAGGCTCAGGAACTCCTCGTAAGTCTGCGGCTCAGAAAGGCCTAACTCGGCGAAGATGTCCTGGTTGTAGATAAAACCGTGGATGACCGAAGCCATGGGGACGCAGAAGACGTCGGAGCCGTCGTCGGTGATCCAGGCGCTCTTGGCGACGTCCGAAAAGTTCTCCATACCGGGGAGGTCGTTTAAGGGGGCGAGGTGCCCCCTCTGAAAGAGGTCCAAGGAGACGTCGAAGGGGCGGCAGGTGATGAGGTCGCCCGCGCTGCCCGCCTCGAGCTTGGAGTTAAGCACCGCGTTGTACTCCGCCGGAGCCGACGGCGCGAAGGTCACCTGGATGTCTGGGTAGCGCGCGTTAAAGGCGGGGATGATGGTCTCTTGCCAGACCGTGAGGTCGTCGTTACGCCAGCTCTCGATGGTGAGGCTTCCGCTCTGAGCGAGCGCGGCGCCGAGCAGGGTAGAGCAGAGGACGAGGCCGAGGCGAAGCTTCATAGACCCTCCTATAGATCTGTGAGCTGGCCTCTACTCTACGCTTTTGCCCGCGCGCTCGCTAGATGTGGCTCTGTAGCGATGGCCCTGTAGCGCGCCGAAGTGGGGTGTCGGGGCAGCTTGAGCGGTACCCAGGTTCGCCTCGAGCGCCCCGCGACACCCTAGCGAGCCCCGTTACAAAAGAGCCGCGACCCTCTCGGCGGCCGCCTCGCCAGTGCGCACCGCCCCCTCGAAAAAGCCGGGCCAGCGCTCGGCCACCTCCGTACCCGCCCAGTGGATGCTGCCGACGGGGGCGGCGAGCGCTTCGCCGAAAGACGTCCACACGCCGGGCGGCATAAAGGCGGTGTAGCCCCCGCCGGTCCACGGGTCGCTCGTCCAGTCGGCTTCGTCGTAGGCGATGGGGGAGAGGGCCTCATCGCCGAAATAGCGGGCGAGGTCGGCGAGGATGGCGGCGCGGCGGTCGCTCTCGTTGAGCTGCCGCCACGCGTGGTAGCGGTGGCCGTAGACGAACGCCGCGATGACCCCGACGTCGCCTGCAAGCTCGGAGCTGTCGGCGCACAGCTCGACCCAGCCGCTATTGCCGATGCCGGTCCCGACAAGCCCTCGGTCGCGCCAGAAGGGGCGGTCGTAGGCGACCAGCAGTTTGGCGCAGGTGCCCATCGGCATGCGCTGGGTGAGCTGGCTGCGAAGCGGCGGCAGCGGCGGGTCGTAGGCGATCCGGCCGGCCAGGTGCGGGGGCATGGCGACGATGGCGAACCGTGCGGCGTAGCGGCCGCGGGGCGTCTCGAGCGTAACGCCCGCGCCGTCTTGGCGCGCGCGCAAGACCGGTTCGCCCGTACGGACGCGTTCGGCAAACGCTGCGGCGATCTTCGCGGGGAGCTGCCCCGCTCCGCCGCGCAGGAGCTCGGCTTCCGGGTACTCGGCTTGCGAGGCCACGCGGTGGCCCCAGAGGACGTGGAGCAGCGACACCTGCTCCGGTTCGGCGCACCCCGTGCCGACCGCTCGAGCCATGTAGGAAAAGTACCAGTTGCCGAACGCCGTGCGGGTGTTTTCACCGATCCACTGCGCGAAGGTCACGGCGTCGAGCTTGCGGGTGAGGTCGTTCGAGCGCGGATGCTCCGGTTCCAGACGCGCCGCTAGGGCGTCGAAGCGGGCCCACGCGTCGATCGCGTCGCTCCAATCCCCTTCCGGAACGCCCGGGGGGAGCCCCTCGAAAAACCCCTGAAAAAACCCCTCGAACTCGTAGCGTTGGTCGCCGAAGATGAGCACCTTGCGCCCCTGCGACGGTGAGGGGAAGCGCTCGACACCGTACTCGCTTAAAAGCGCACAGAAGCGCTCTTGGGTGGGGCCGACCCACTGCCCCCCCCAGTCGACCCACCCCCCCGAGGGCAGCGCGCGGCCGTACATCCGGCCGCCTATGCGGTCTCGCGCCTCGAGCACCAGCACGGAGGCGCCGGCGCGGTGCAGGTTGCGAGCGGCGACGAGGCCGGCGAGTCCGGCGCCGACGACGATGCAGTCGTATGTCGGTGTGTCTGTGGGCAACGTCAAGGCTCCTTTCCACGGATCGCGCGCCCACCCCGACCCCACGCGGTTTTCCAGAGCCTAACAGGTGGTGTGCCGGCTCAAGTTGGCGGGCGCCTACATCGGGCGTGCGGCGAGCCATAAGGCGCGCGTCGGGTAACGCGGCGTCCGACCGTCCCGCGTGGCGGTCGGCGCGCCTAGGGCTTTGGCGCCTAGAGGCCGAGCGCGCGCCGCCCGACAAGCTCCAAAGCCGCGTCACCCGAGGGGGGGTGCATGAGCCCCGCCCGGACGTCGCGGAAAAGGCGTTCTAAAGGCAGCTCCGGTCCGAGGCTGGCGCCGCCTGCGAGGCGCAGCGCCGCTTCGGTGACCCAGAGCGCCGCCTCGATTGCGACGTGCTTGGCGGCGACGACGCGGGGGTAAAACGCCTCCCGGTCGCCCTCACCCGTCCAGGCGTGGGCGGTCGCGACGAGGAGGGTGCGCGCGGCGGCGAGCCGCACCGCCATCTCGCCGAGCTGCCGCTGAATGGTGGGGAGCGTGGCGATGGGGCGGCCGAGCGCGGTCGGCACGCGCTCCAGGGCGTAGCGCGCGGCGGCCTCCTGCGCCGCGAAGGCGGTGCCCAGGTAGGTCGCGGCGATCAGGGTCGGGAACCAGAGGTTGGGACCGGCGCGCCCCTCGGCGACGAGGTGCGAGACGGGGACGCGCACCCGGTCGAAAAAGACGTCGTCCGAGTTGCTGGCGCGCAGGCTGAGGCCGCCCCCCCAGGTGCGTTTCCAGCGGACGCCGGGGAGGTGGTTGGGGAGCCAGAGGGTGCGCGCTTGTTCGTCGAGGGTGACCCGCACGAGCAGGTGCTCGAGCCGCTCCCCGCCCGTGACCCACGTCTTGTGGCCCGTGACGACGAGCGCGTCCCCCTCGCGCACGGCCTCGGTCTG
This window contains:
- a CDS encoding carbohydrate ABC transporter permease, whose product is MRRRPFPVHILVFLAPAVLLYTAFMIYPLLDSLRLSLFAPTVEEGGARGLAFVGLQNYRTLLSHPQWAPQLLNALSNNVLFFAIHMLVQNPVGLSLAVLLSSKLVRGRAVYRTLIFTPTVLSVVLIGFIWRLILSPLWGISGDVLGLFGLEHLNQPWLGQESTALVTLSLVSVWQNVGIPMMLFLAALVGIPDELLEAARVDGATAWGVFWRVQFPLILPTVGIVSVLTFVGNFNAFDLIYTTQRAIAGPNFSTDIMGTLFFRTFFGFQLQPGNPTMGATIAGVMLLVILSGVLVYLFGYQRRLQRIEL
- a CDS encoding ABC transporter substrate-binding protein, producing the protein MKLRLGLVLCSTLLGAALAQSGSLTIESWRNDDLTVWQETIIPAFNARYPDIQVTFAPSAPAEYNAVLNSKLEAGSAGDLITCRPFDVSLDLFQRGHLAPLNDLPGMENFSDVAKSAWITDDGSDVFCVPMASVIHGFIYNQDIFAELGLSEPQTYEEFLSLLQTVRESGAYEPLIMGTADQWEAATMGYQNIGPNYWRGEEGRRGLIDGTIGYDEGGFLAAFEALAAWRPFLMNGYQATTYPDAQAAFTLGMGAVYPAGSWDISVFNQQAPFPMGAFRPPPPEGQEDCFISDHTDIGMGLNAASPNQEAARLFLEWMTTPEFAELYANALPGFFPLSNHEVTLQDPLAQEFVSWRGECASTIRSSYQILSRGEPNNENQLWNVSARLLNGEITPQEAAQTVQAGLEAWYEPQQGE
- a CDS encoding flavin monoamine oxidase family protein yields the protein MPTDTPTYDCIVVGAGLAGLVAARNLHRAGASVLVLEARDRIGGRMYGRALPSGGWVDWGGQWVGPTQERFCALLSEYGVERFPSPSQGRKVLIFGDQRYEFEGFFQGFFEGLPPGVPEGDWSDAIDAWARFDALAARLEPEHPRSNDLTRKLDAVTFAQWIGENTRTAFGNWYFSYMARAVGTGCAEPEQVSLLHVLWGHRVASQAEYPEAELLRGGAGQLPAKIAAAFAERVRTGEPVLRARQDGAGVTLETPRGRYAARFAIVAMPPHLAGRIAYDPPLPPLRSQLTQRMPMGTCAKLLVAYDRPFWRDRGLVGTGIGNSGWVELCADSSELAGDVGVIAAFVYGHRYHAWRQLNESDRRAAILADLARYFGDEALSPIAYDEADWTSDPWTGGGYTAFMPPGVWTSFGEALAAPVGSIHWAGTEVAERWPGFFEGAVRTGEAAAERVAALL
- a CDS encoding acyl-CoA dehydrogenase family protein, encoding MALAGALARGFAARAAEADQQGELPEADVADLKGSGYLALSVPARYGGAGASLGVCTEAQLALAEGSTSTALVAAMQLHLFGHALETGAWGELAPEFCERAVRGELFNAAASEPQLGSPSRGGLPQTEAVREGDALVVTGHKTWVTGGERLEHLLVRVTLDEQARTLWLPNHLPGVRWKRTWGGGLSLRASNSDDVFFDRVRVPVSHLVAEGRAGPNLWFPTLIAATYLGTAFAAQEAAARYALERVPTALGRPIATLPTIQRQLGEMAVRLAAARTLLVATAHAWTGEGDREAFYPRVVAAKHVAIEAALWVTEAALRLAGGASLGPELPLERLFRDVRAGLMHPPSGDAALELVGRRALGL